The Apostichopus japonicus isolate 1M-3 chromosome 6, ASM3797524v1, whole genome shotgun sequence genome contains a region encoding:
- the LOC139969266 gene encoding uncharacterized protein, translating to MTSSERHGGSMHDEEETFLLLGLAQGQRDCAQGDEGSDITEDNANRSRWCSFLQQRSGTFWALLAALGISAKVIILGEIVTTLNPVVVIFIRSLALIVGVACLTREDSNRYNWFHLITNLLVGLFDVFAMTAVTCAMVYISVADVCAINYNQPIPSSVAAWLILGEPSDTIDGALAFLNGIGLVLICETTMNNIPENSSFETSLLGVVIAFFGLISNVFVLILVRSLAYRNTEDPFLLTFLSGCIGVIFSAIYLTATNSWDYPKTDKEIFLSFLLIITTFTYYAYMAALQKEDVRIVSLTITMIIPINLCYSFLIKQQILFLSTVIGVFLTIGSTVALLLKSYILDRYTSF from the exons ATGACGTCTAGTGAAAG ACACGGAGGTTCCATGCACGATGAGGAGGAAACGTTTCTTCTTCTTGGATTAGCACAAGGTCAAAGAGATTGCGCACAAGGCGATGAAGGTAGTGACATAACGGAAGATAACGCAAATAGAAGTAGATGGTGTTCCTTCCTTCAGCAGAGATCCGGGACATTTTGGGCTCTGTTGGCGGCCCTTGGAATATCAGCTAAGGTGATCATCTTGGGTGAAATCGTTACGACTTTAAACCCAGTGGTCGTTATTTTCATCAGGAGTTTAGCTCTGATCGTTGGCGTGGCTTGCCTTACCCGGGAGGACAGCAATCGCTACAACTGGTTCCATCTCATTACGAACCTCCTGGTTGGCTTGTTTGACGTCTTCGCGATGACAGCTGTAACATGTGCTATGGTTTATATATCCGTCGCTGACGTGTGTGCCATTAACTATAATCAACCAATCCCTTCATCGGTTGCAGCGTGGCTTATTTTAGGAGAGCCATCGGATACAATAGATGGCGCACTTGCTTTCCTAAATGGTATTggtttagtcttgatatgtgaGACCACTATGAATAACATCCCAGAGAATTCGTCTTTTGAAACTTCTCTTCTCGGTGTCGTTATAGCCTTTTTCGGTCTCATAAGCAACGTTTTTGTTCTAATCTTGGTACGGTCTCTTGCCTATAGAAACACGGAGGACCCGTTTCTTTTGACTTTTCTATCAGGGTGTATAGGTGTTATATTTTCAGCCATATACTTGACGGCGACGAATTCTTGGGATTATCCAAAGACCGATAAAGAgatatttctctctttcttatTGATAATTACCACTTTTACTTATTACGCATATATGGCGGCGCTTCAGAAGGAAGATGTTCGCATTGTATCGTTGACGATAACAATGATTATTCCTATTAATTTATGTTATAGTTTCCTCATCAAACAGCAAATATTGTTCCTTTCCACCGTTATCGGGGTATTTCTAACGATTGGTTCGACGGTAGCACTACTTTTAAAGTCATACATACTAGACAGATACACATCTTTCTGA